CTCGCGGATCGAATCCCGGACGAGGCGCTGTTGGTCCGACAGCTCCACAGTGTCACGATTGATCATGGCTCGAATAGCCGCTACATAACTATACGCCTACGGAATGGCGTCGATCGTGCCGATTTCCGACGGCGCGCTCAGAGCGCCTCGGAGACGTCGAGCACCGTGGCGATCGAGTCCACTTCGGCGAACCCGTCGAGGTCCTCGTACAGTCCCTCGGCGTGTTCCTCACGAATCGTCCGGGTCGCACAGTCGAGGAACTTCGCGCGCTGGCGGTCCTCCGAAAGCGGGTTTCCGTACGTGCCCGGCGGGTTCTCCTGTCGGCGCTCGACGGTCTCGTCCCTTTCGAGTCGGACGACGGAGGTATGAGCGTCGTAGGCGAGGTCGGGATCGGTCCGAAACGAGACGCGCTCGCGGAGGTCCTCGACCGTCGGATCCGACAGCGCGGGCTCCTCGAACGTCGCGAGATCGACCCGGTCGCGCGCGAGCGCGCTCGCGACGGCATACTCCATCGAGAACTTCGCCTCCAGTCCCGTTTCGGGGTTCGAATGGGCAAGCGCGTCGGCCGCACCCTGCGAGGCCTCGACGACTATCGACTCGACGTCCTCGGGGTCGATCGCGTGCTCCACTGCGAGCGACTGGGTCGCGGCGATCGCCGTATGAGTGAAATAACAACACGGGTAGGCCTTGGTGTGGATCCCTCGCTCGTCGATGTACCGTCCCGCGGGCGCTTCGACCTCGCTTCGCTCGCCGTACAGGTCGAGAAAGCCGCCGTCACCGCCGATCGCCTCGTCGTCGGCGGTGATCCCGTCACGCGCGAGTATCGCGGCGGTGAGTCCCGACCGGGCCGCAAAACCCGCATGCATCGGCTTGGTCATCGAGCCGAAGTTCCGTTTCAATCCGGCGGGCGTCGAGGCGGCGATACAGAGGGCGTTCCTCGTCTCCTCGGGAGCGAGATCGAGCAGCCACGCCGCGGCGGCGGCCGCACCGAAGACCCCGAAGGTGGCCGTCGCGTGCCACCCGTCCTCGTAGTGGGCGGGACTGATCGGGGCGGCGACCCGGCTCATGACCTCGAAGCCTGCGACGTAGGCGGCGATCGCCTCTTGCCCGCTGGCCTCCGTCTCGCCGGCGAGCGCGAGGATCGGCGGGACCAGCACGACGCTCGGGTGACCGTCGATCGCCCACGAGAGGTCGTCGTAGTCGAGCGCGTGGCCCGCCGCCCCCAGCGCGAGCGCGTGGTCCAGCTCGGCACGTTCGGTGGTCGCCACCAACCCGCCGTCGGGACGCCACCGCGAGACGGACCGGCCGATATCGGTCGACAGTCCCGCGAGGGTCACCCCGACCGTATCGACGAACGCTCGCTCGACGAGGTCGGCCGTCGATCCGTCGATGGCGTTCGGATCGAGGTCCGTGACGGTCGCCGCCAGACGCGATTCGATGTCGTGATCCGCGAGGGCCATACCCACCCATCGACCGGTCGGCGTATAAAACGAGCTACTGGAGGCGCTCGGTCGTCTCGACGAGCGGGTGGCGCGCGTAGTCGACCACCGTGATGTCGCCGATGGAGGTGAGCCCCTCCTTGCGGGCGGTCCGTTCCATTCCGAGTTCGATGTCGTCGTCGATGACGATCACGTAGGCGTCCATCTCCTCGATGTCGAGTCGGTCGGCGGCCATGACTCGATGGTGGCCGTCGGCGAGCAACAGCCGGCCGCCGACATCGATCACGACCAGCGGTTCTGCCAGCCCGTGTTCGAGTTCGTACTTCCGTCCCTCGAGTTCGTCCGCGTAGACTTTCCCCTGTGTAGGAACGAGATCGGCGAGCGAGATCGTCCGGTGTTCTTCGCTGACGGAGATATCGTGGATGCTTTCGAGGGTGCGGATCAGTTTCCCCACCTTCTCGGGGGTAGCGCGCTCGATCTGGCTGCGGATCACGTCGGCGTTCGAGATGATTCCCACGAGGTTGCCCGCGTCGTCGACGACCGGCAGCTTTTGGATCCCCGAACGTAGGATGACGCGGGCGGCGTCGGTCACTTTCATCCGGGGGTGAGCGACGACCAGATCCGTGCTCATCACCTTGAAGATCGGTTCGTCCTCGTCGGCCAGCAGGAGATCCCGGGCGCTGATAAAGCCCTCGACGCGCCGGCCGTCACAGACCGGAAACCCGCTGTGCTCCTCGCTCTCGGCGATTCGGACGGCCACGTCGCCGACGGTCGCATCGGGCGAGACGGTCACGACGTCGCGGGTCATGTACTGGTTGACG
The DNA window shown above is from Halalkalicoccus jeotgali B3 and carries:
- a CDS encoding MmgE/PrpD family protein; translated protein: MALADHDIESRLAATVTDLDPNAIDGSTADLVERAFVDTVGVTLAGLSTDIGRSVSRWRPDGGLVATTERAELDHALALGAAGHALDYDDLSWAIDGHPSVVLVPPILALAGETEASGQEAIAAYVAGFEVMSRVAAPISPAHYEDGWHATATFGVFGAAAAAAWLLDLAPEETRNALCIAASTPAGLKRNFGSMTKPMHAGFAARSGLTAAILARDGITADDEAIGGDGGFLDLYGERSEVEAPAGRYIDERGIHTKAYPCCYFTHTAIAATQSLAVEHAIDPEDVESIVVEASQGAADALAHSNPETGLEAKFSMEYAVASALARDRVDLATFEEPALSDPTVEDLRERVSFRTDPDLAYDAHTSVVRLERDETVERRQENPPGTYGNPLSEDRQRAKFLDCATRTIREEHAEGLYEDLDGFAEVDSIATVLDVSEAL
- a CDS encoding CBS pair associated ParBc domain-containing protein; the encoded protein is MNVGVSDGKPRVNQYMTRDVVTVSPDATVGDVAVRIAESEEHSGFPVCDGRRVEGFISARDLLLADEDEPIFKVMSTDLVVAHPRMKVTDAARVILRSGIQKLPVVDDAGNLVGIISNADVIRSQIERATPEKVGKLIRTLESIHDISVSEEHRTISLADLVPTQGKVYADELEGRKYELEHGLAEPLVVIDVGGRLLLADGHHRVMAADRLDIEEMDAYVIVIDDDIELGMERTARKEGLTSIGDITVVDYARHPLVETTERLQ